In the Arachis ipaensis cultivar K30076 chromosome B10, Araip1.1, whole genome shotgun sequence genome, one interval contains:
- the LOC107622074 gene encoding uncharacterized protein LOC107622074, which yields MNTGKYRLYAVRKGRIPGIYTNWEDCKKQVNGFPDAEFKGFRLLRDAEHWLGVVDPALTLPTPPEVDSVVHPHTGPFEQPVSLSKHFYNMHVGSGVGESSQKAVVPCSQIPEGFGATVGPNIVPENCITQFAVFEDLEVYLIRLCCQLRLDYPVFNRREFFSDNGELLHGYWVTLRSQQRDVSWIVEGGFSSDEQTARQDASFKMLGKVLSLVGKEIHDYNYRIVAALRVRVEELERQLRVCVQQRIRDLEHENRKLRSDLQKYNDLFET from the exons ATGAACACCGGCAAGTACAGGCTCTATGCTGTGCGCAAGGGACGTATTCCTGGAATCTACACAAATTGGGAGGACTGTAAAAAACAAGTtaatggctttccagatgcagaGTTTAAAGGTTTCCGCCTGCTGAGAGACGCCGAACATTGGTTGGGAGTTGTTGATCCAGCATTGACACTACCCACACCTCCGGAGGTAGATTCTGTAGTTCATCCTCACACGGGACCGTTTGAGCAACCGGTCTCTTTATCCAAACACTTCTACAACATGCATGTGGGCTCAGGAGTGGGTGAGTCATCGCAGAAAGCAGTTGTTCCGTGTTCTCAGATTCCAGAAGGTTTTGGTGCGACTGTTG GACCGAACATTGTTCCGGAGAATTGTATTACTCAGTTTGCAGTGTTTGAGGACTTGGAGGTCTATCTCATTCGTCTCTGCTGCCAGCTGAGGCTTGATTATCCGGTGTTTAACCGGCGTGAATTTTTCTCCGACAATGGTGAGTTACTTCATGGCTACTGGGTGACACTGCGATCACAACAACGAGATGTTAGCTGGATCGTGGAGGGTGGTTTCTCATCGGACGAGCAGACCGCAAGACAGGACGCCTCATTCAAAATGTTGGGTAAGGTGCTGTCTTTAGTGGGGAAGGAAATTCACGACTACAACTATAGGATCGTTGCCGCCTTGAGAGTGCGGGTTGAGGAACTGGAAAGGCAACTACGAGTATGTGTTCAACAGCGAATCCGGGATCTGGAACACGAGAACCGAAAGCTTAGGTCTGATCTTCAGAAGTATAACGACTTATTCGAGACTTGA
- the LOC107623147 gene encoding 3-isopropylmalate dehydratase large subunit, chloroplastic (The sequence of the model RefSeq protein was modified relative to this genomic sequence to represent the inferred CDS: added 29 bases not found in genome assembly) → MASSSSFLAPSSTSILHSKKDVGLSALTSTSSISSQRCQKTGFRRICCSVAAPQQSQRQPSTTGSVKTAMTMTEKILARASEKPYLTPGDNVWVNVDILMTHDVCGPGSIGIFKREFGEDAKVWDREKLVIIPDHYIFTSDERANRNVDILRDFCQEQNIKYFYDIKDLSNFKANPDYKGVCHVALAQEGHCRPGEVLLGTDSHTCTAGAFGQFATGIGNTDAGFVLGTGKLLLKVPPTLRFVMDGEMPSYLLAKDLILQIIGEITMAGATYKAMEFVGTTVESLNMEERMTLCNMVVEAGGKNGVVPADSTTYKYLEDKTSVPYQPVYSDQQARFLSEYRFDVSKLEPLVAKPHSPDNRALARECKDVKIDRVYIGSCTGGKTEDFMAAAKVFLASGKKVKVPTFLVPATQKVWMDLYSIPVPGAGGKTCSQIFEEAGCDTPASPSCGACLGGPKDTYARLNEPQVCVSTTNRNFPGRMGHKEGQIYLASPYTAAASALTGYVTDPREFLQ, encoded by the exons atggcttcttcttcttccttccttgcgCCATCATCCACATCCATTCTTCACTCTAAG AAAGATGTCGGTCTCTCTGCTTTGACTTCCACGTCTTCCATTTCTTCTCAGCGATGCCAGAAAACCGGTTTCAGGAGAATTTGCTGCTCCGTTGCAGCACCACAGCAAtctcaacgccagccttctacgACTGGATCA GTGAAGACGGCGATGACGATGACTGAGAAGATATTGGCTAGAGCTTCTGAGAAACCCTATTTGACCCCTGGGGATAATGTTTGGGTTAATGTTGATATTTTGATGACTCATGATGTTTGTGGCCCTGGTTCTATTGGTATTTTCAAGAGGGAATTTGGCGAGGATGCTAAG GTTTGGGACCGTGAAAAGCTTGTGATAATACCTGATCACTATATCTTCACCAGTGATGAAAGAGCCAATCGCAATGTTGACATACTAAGAGATTTCTGCCAAGAGCAGAATATCAAGTACTTTTACGATATTAAGGATCTTAGTAATTTTAAG GCAAATCCAGACTACAAAGGTGTTTGCCATGTTGCTCTTGCTCAGGAAGGTCATTGTAGGCCTGGAGAG GTTCTCTTGGGCACTGATTCTCACACTTGTACTGCTGGAGCATTTGGTCAATTTGCTACGGGGATTGGGAATACTGATGCAGGTTTTGTGTTGGGAACAGGGAAGCTTCTCCTCAAG GTGCCTCCAACTCTAAGATTTGTTATGGATGGAGAAATGCCCAGTTATTTACTTGCAAAGGATCTGATTCTGCAA ATAATTGGTGAAATAACTATGGCTGGTGCAACATATAAAGCTATGGAGTTTGTTGGCACAACTGTTGAAAGTTTAAAT ATGGAGGAAAGGATGACGTTGTGCAATATGGTTGTTGAAG GATAGCACTACATATAAATATCTCGAG GATAAGACATCTGTGCCATATCAACCAGTTTATAGTGATCAGCAAGCAAG ATTTCTTTCTGAATATAGATTTGATGTCTCAAAGTTGGAGCCATTGGTAGCCAAG CCTCATTCTCCGGATAACCGTGCTTTGGCTAGAGAGTGCAAGGACGTGAAAATTGACAGAGTATACATAGGATCTTGCACGGGTGGAAAAACAGAGGATTTCATGGCTGCAGCAAAAGTTTTTCTAGCTTCG GGTAAAAAAGTTAAAGTACCCACATTTCTTGTGCCTGCAACACAGaag GTTTGGATGGACTTATATAGCATCCCAGTACCTGGAGCTGGTGGTAAGACTTGCTCCCAGATATTTGAAGAAGCTGGATGTGACACACCTGCTAGTCCTAGTTGTGGTGCTTGTTTGGGTGGCCCAAAGGATACTTATGCACGCTTGAATGAACCTCAG GTTTGTGTTTCAACTACAAATAGGAACTTCCCGGGCCGAATGGGACACAAGGAAGGCCAGATATATCTGGCTTCTCCATATACAGCTGCGGCATCTGCATTGACTGGTTATGTTACTGATCCAAGAGAATTCTTGCAGTAA
- the LOC107622003 gene encoding uncharacterized protein LOC107622003 isoform X2 — MIVACGAKPPEMNGGKVWRSIFCPSHNYAILKHQMEAAAKSEDYEEAARIRDTLKYYEKDMPVLRLRRLLKEAVADERFEDAASYRDELIEIAPHSLLKCYSDATTLGIRVQVRSEYIQDRSHPSKGLYFYAYKVRITNNSIRPVQLLRRHWIITDAHGKSEDVWGLGVVGEQPAIRPKSSFEYTSGFPLKTPNGKMEGDYEMIYIDRAFTRAFKVAVAPFSLSMLGDYDDNDVNTI, encoded by the exons ATGATCGTGGCGTGCGGTGCGAAGCCGCCGGAGATGAACGGAGGCAAGGTTTGGAGATCCATCTTCTGTCCGAGCCACAACTATGCTATCTTGAAGCATCAAATGGAAGCAGCTGCAAAATCTGAG GATTATGAGGAGGCGGCGAGGATTCGCGACACGCTGAAGTATTATGAAAAGGATATGCCAGTTCTACGATTGCGGAGATTGTTGAAGGAAGCAGTTGCTGATGAGAGGTTTGAG GATGCAGCTAGCTACCGAGATGAGCTAATAGAAATTGCCCCACATTCTCTCTTGAAATGTTACAGTGATGCTACAACCTTG GGAATCAGGGTTCAAGTCAGAAGTGAATATATACAGGATAGAAGTCACCCTTCAAAGGGGCTATACTTCTATGCATATAAAGTCAGAATTACTAATAACTCAATTCGCCCAGTTCAACTTCTTAGAAGACATTGGATTATAACTGATGCTCATGGCAAAAGTGAAGATGTCTG GGGGCTTGGGGTGGTTGGTGAACAACCAGCTATACGTCCTAAGAGTAGTTTTGAATACACTTCTGGATTTCCATTAAAAACACCAAATGGAAAAATG GAAGGTGATTATGAGATGATATATATTGACAGAGCATTTACAAGAGCATTTAAAGTGGCCGTTGctcctttttctctttctatGCTTGGTGATTATGATGATAATGATGTTAATACTATTTGA
- the LOC107622003 gene encoding uncharacterized protein LOC107622003 isoform X1, which produces MQLLSINGGCCMELRLPAIFTESKEAFTWRIGEVNWRNRRQGRKCGGMIVACGAKPPEMNGGKVWRSIFCPSHNYAILKHQMEAAAKSEDYEEAARIRDTLKYYEKDMPVLRLRRLLKEAVADERFEDAASYRDELIEIAPHSLLKCYSDATTLGIRVQVRSEYIQDRSHPSKGLYFYAYKVRITNNSIRPVQLLRRHWIITDAHGKSEDVWGLGVVGEQPAIRPKSSFEYTSGFPLKTPNGKMEGDYEMIYIDRAFTRAFKVAVAPFSLSMLGDYDDNDVNTI; this is translated from the exons ATGCAGTTATTAAGCATCAATGGTGGTTGTTGCATGGAATTGCGGTTGCCGGCGATTTTCACGGAGTCCAAGGAAGCATTTACGTGGAGGATTGGAGAGGTAAATTGGAGGAACCGGCGGCAGGGAAGGAAATGCGGTGGAATGATCGTGGCGTGCGGTGCGAAGCCGCCGGAGATGAACGGAGGCAAGGTTTGGAGATCCATCTTCTGTCCGAGCCACAACTATGCTATCTTGAAGCATCAAATGGAAGCAGCTGCAAAATCTGAG GATTATGAGGAGGCGGCGAGGATTCGCGACACGCTGAAGTATTATGAAAAGGATATGCCAGTTCTACGATTGCGGAGATTGTTGAAGGAAGCAGTTGCTGATGAGAGGTTTGAG GATGCAGCTAGCTACCGAGATGAGCTAATAGAAATTGCCCCACATTCTCTCTTGAAATGTTACAGTGATGCTACAACCTTG GGAATCAGGGTTCAAGTCAGAAGTGAATATATACAGGATAGAAGTCACCCTTCAAAGGGGCTATACTTCTATGCATATAAAGTCAGAATTACTAATAACTCAATTCGCCCAGTTCAACTTCTTAGAAGACATTGGATTATAACTGATGCTCATGGCAAAAGTGAAGATGTCTG GGGGCTTGGGGTGGTTGGTGAACAACCAGCTATACGTCCTAAGAGTAGTTTTGAATACACTTCTGGATTTCCATTAAAAACACCAAATGGAAAAATG GAAGGTGATTATGAGATGATATATATTGACAGAGCATTTACAAGAGCATTTAAAGTGGCCGTTGctcctttttctctttctatGCTTGGTGATTATGATGATAATGATGTTAATACTATTTGA
- the LOC107623321 gene encoding triose phosphate/phosphate translocator, non-green plastid, chloroplastic, with protein sequence MQSVAFTLSPSLPLRTPHAPRSASLSFHPLRLSASKSDPLTSNATSSSFTRRSWLHSSSSSFKFRPRNSDLDDRARFEARAASVPESASGDAAASGGLLKTLELGSLFGLWYLFNIYFNIYNKQVLKVYQFPVTVTLVQFAVGTVLVSFMWGLNLYKRPKITGAQLAAILPLALVHTFGNLFTNMSLGKVAVSFTHTIKAMEPFFSVVFSAMFLGEMPTPWVVGSLLPIVGGVALASVTEASFNWAGFWSAMASNVLNQSRNVLSKKVMVKKEDSMDNITLFSIITIMSFFLLAPVAFVMEGVKFTPTYLQSAGLNVRQVYIRSVLAALCFHAYQQVSYMILQRVSPVTHSVGNCVKRVVVIVSSVIFFQTPVSPVNAFGTAVALAGVFLYSRVKRIKPKAKTA encoded by the exons ATGCAGAGCGTGgctttcactctctctccctccctccctctcCGCACTCCCCACGCGCCTCGCTCCGCCTCCCTCTCTTTCCATCCATTGCGTCTCTCTGCTTCCAAATCCGATCCCCTTACCTCCAATGCAACCTCTTCTTCCTTCACGCGCCGATCCTGGcttcattcttcttcctcctcctttaAGTTCCGCCCGCGCAATTCCGATCTCGACGACCGCGCTCGCTTCGAGGCAAGAGCCGCCTCCGTTCCCGAAAGCGCCAGCGGAGACGCCGCTGCCTCCGGCGGCTTGCTCAAGACTCTTGAGCTTGGCTCCCTCTTCGGCCTCTGGTACCTATTCAACATCTACTTCAATATCTACAATAAGCAG GTCTTGAAGGTTTATCAATTTCCGGTGACTGTGACCCTTGTTCAATTTGCTGTTGGAACTGTTCTTGTGTCGTTTATGTGGGGTTTGAATCTGTACAAGAGACCGAAGATCACTGGTGCTCAG CTTGCAGCAATATTGCCACTGGCTCTCGTGCATACTTTCGGAAATCTTTTCACCAATATGAGTCTTGGAAAGGTGGCTGTGTCGTTCACTCACACAATCAAAGCCATGGAGCCTTTCTTTTCAGTGGTCTTTTCCGCAATGTTCCTTGGAGAG ATGCCTACACCATGGGTGGTTGGTTCCCTTTTGCCTATTGTTGGTGGTGTTGCATTGGCATCTGTGACTGAGGCCTCTTTCAATTG GGCTGGATTTTGGAGTGCAATGGCTTCCAACGTGTTGAATCAATCTCGTAATGTTCTTAGCAAAAAAGTCATGGTTAAGAAAGAG GATTCTATGGATAACATAACCCTCTTCTCTATAATAACGATCATGTCCTTCTTCTTGTTAGCACCTGTGGCTTTCGTCATGGAGGGTGTCAAATTTACCCCTACTTACCTGCAATCTGCT GGTTTAAATGTGAGACAAGTGTACATTAGATCTGTACTTGCTGCACTCTGTTTCCATGCATATCAGCAA GTTTCTTACATGATATTGCAGAGAGTATCACCTGTTACTCACTCTGTTGGCAACTGTGTGAAGAGGGTTGTGGTCATTGTTAGCTCTGTCATCTTCTTCCAAACACCTGTCTCTCCTGTGAACGCTTTCG GAACTGCTGTAGCTCTTGCTGGAGTTTTCCTATACTCAAGGGTGAAGAGGATTAAGCCAAAGGCCAAGACAGCTTAA
- the LOC107624248 gene encoding uncharacterized protein LOC107624248 isoform X1 — translation MELQKEKSVEEAVKRRKRGTKDESLEPVTTVDDAVSGVADHTQKASTGDNMILGILTTQANQIQALTAVVAQHGRVLELLASLNVPASCDKKPKMDLNLNLHPSGVDIYGKNGTLQEPVKVVANAGTLSGEAPTRQQCPPPEQVDVARGLSGQTPTRMSRVNKGKAGTRQPASELNLQRKLSFKDEGNSSEDLIRNIRSTGPGSPWTFYTHRSADIKSEETPKCLDLSFWPPPGMQFVGHELAVAAYIFGNGLSPSEILVENEHCIGNREALLTLRPGEEVVDDVINLVVAMVSSNKAEKRRWWLPTTFAQIASNPGHHCKATLDYIVAKYTGFADNLLKIYVPLHMRGHWYLMIVDMWDENLIYLDSLKSSVDRQARIDKMLEVARLLELLLSETSSYFGKTTVPKSISKFRIQEPQISQQAADSNDCGVWVAEWMIQYDLWASYDLQVINEHTRMTIAVDLVMGEHNPISEEVQQKAVQFWDTNMICSYLKGARPRKRTRSPVGPLSP, via the exons ATGGAGTTACAGAAAGAGAAGAGCGTTGAGGAGGCGGTGAAGCGTCGAAAGAGAGGAACCAAGGATGAATCTCTGGAGCCTGTAACCACCGTGGACGATGCAGTCAGTGGTGTAGCTGATCATACACAG AAAGCATCAACTGGAGATAACATGATTTTGGGGATCCTGACGACGCAGGCGAACCAAATACAAGCCTTAACGGCAGTTGTGGCACAGCACGGTCGAGTGCTGGAACTTCTAGCATCTTTGAATGTACCGGCTTCTTGTGACAAGAAACCTAAGATGGATCTGAATCTAAACTTGCATCCCTCAGGCGTGGATATTTACGGTAAAAATGGAACACTTCAGGAGCCGGTGAAAGTGGTGGCGAATGCCGGAACTCTCTCAGGTGAAGCTCCGACACGCCAACAGTGTCCTCCACCAGAACAAGTGGACGTTGCCCGGGGTTTATCGGGCCAAACGCCTACAAGGATGTCGAGGGTCAACAAGGGAAAAGCCGGCACACGCCAACCAGCATCGGAACTCAACTTACAG AGAAAGCTTTCATTTAAAGATGAAGGGAATTCCTCAGAAGACCTCATAAGAAACATAAGGTCAACAGGTCCTGGCTCTCCATGGACATTTTACACACACCGGAGCGCGGACATTAAGTCGGAGGAGACTCCAAAG TGCCTGGACCTCTCATTCTGGCCCCCGCCAGGGATGCAGTTTGTCGGCCACGAACTCGCTGTTGCAGCCTACATCTTCGGCAACGGGCTATCACCGAG CGAAATCCTGGTGGAAAATGAACATTGCATCGGGAATAGGGAAGCCCTCTTGACATTACGCCCTGGAGAGGAGGTCGTTGACGAC GTTATCAACCTTGTCGTAGCAATGGTTTCCTCAAATAAGGCTGAGAAACGACGGTGGTGGCTACCAACCACCTTTGCG CAAATTGCTAGTAACCCAGGCCACCACTGCAAGGCAACTCTTGATTACATCGTAGCAAAGTACACGGGGTTCGCCGACAATTTATTGAAG ATTTATGTTCCGCTCCACATGCGAGGCCATTGGTATTTGATGATTGTTGACATGTGGGATGAAAATTTGATTTATCTAGATTCATTAAAGTCTAGTGTGGACCGACAGGCTCGAATAGATAAAATGCTGGAAGTC GCTCGGTTACTTGAGCTGTTGTTGTCGGAGACGTCTTCATACTTCGGCAAGACGACTGTGCCGAAGTCTATCTCCAAGTTTAGGATCCAGGAGCCACAGATTTCTCAACAGGCAGCCGACTC CAACGACTGCGGAGTTTGGGTTGCAGAGTGGATGATCCAGTACGATTTATGGGCATCTTATGACCTTCAG GTGATCAATGAACACACCAGAATGACCATTGCTGTTGATCTAGTTATGGGTGAGCACAACCCAATCTCCGAAGAAGTTCAACAAAAAGCGGTTCAATTCTGGGACACGAATATGATATGCTCTTACTTGAAAGGAGCTAGACCAAGAAAGAGGACCCGTAGTCCTGTGGGGCCACTAAGTCCCTAG
- the LOC107624248 gene encoding uncharacterized protein LOC107624248 isoform X2: MELQKEKSVEEAVKRRKRGTKDESLEPVTTVDDAVSGVADHTQKASTGDNMILGILTTQANQIQALTAVVAQHGRVLELLASLNVPASCDKKPKMDLNLNLHPSGVDIYGKNGTLQEPVKVVANAGTLSGEAPTRQQCPPPEQVDVARGLSGQTPTRMSRVNKGKAGTRQPASELNLQRKLSFKDEGNSSEDLIRNIRSTGPGSPWTFYTHRSADIKSEETPKCLDLSFWPPPGMQFVGHELAVAAYIFGNGLSPSEILVENEHCIGNREALLTLRPGEEVVDDVINLVVAMVSSNKAEKRRWWLPTTFAQIASNPGHHCKATLDYIVAKYTGFADNLLKARLLELLLSETSSYFGKTTVPKSISKFRIQEPQISQQAADSNDCGVWVAEWMIQYDLWASYDLQVINEHTRMTIAVDLVMGEHNPISEEVQQKAVQFWDTNMICSYLKGARPRKRTRSPVGPLSP, from the exons ATGGAGTTACAGAAAGAGAAGAGCGTTGAGGAGGCGGTGAAGCGTCGAAAGAGAGGAACCAAGGATGAATCTCTGGAGCCTGTAACCACCGTGGACGATGCAGTCAGTGGTGTAGCTGATCATACACAG AAAGCATCAACTGGAGATAACATGATTTTGGGGATCCTGACGACGCAGGCGAACCAAATACAAGCCTTAACGGCAGTTGTGGCACAGCACGGTCGAGTGCTGGAACTTCTAGCATCTTTGAATGTACCGGCTTCTTGTGACAAGAAACCTAAGATGGATCTGAATCTAAACTTGCATCCCTCAGGCGTGGATATTTACGGTAAAAATGGAACACTTCAGGAGCCGGTGAAAGTGGTGGCGAATGCCGGAACTCTCTCAGGTGAAGCTCCGACACGCCAACAGTGTCCTCCACCAGAACAAGTGGACGTTGCCCGGGGTTTATCGGGCCAAACGCCTACAAGGATGTCGAGGGTCAACAAGGGAAAAGCCGGCACACGCCAACCAGCATCGGAACTCAACTTACAG AGAAAGCTTTCATTTAAAGATGAAGGGAATTCCTCAGAAGACCTCATAAGAAACATAAGGTCAACAGGTCCTGGCTCTCCATGGACATTTTACACACACCGGAGCGCGGACATTAAGTCGGAGGAGACTCCAAAG TGCCTGGACCTCTCATTCTGGCCCCCGCCAGGGATGCAGTTTGTCGGCCACGAACTCGCTGTTGCAGCCTACATCTTCGGCAACGGGCTATCACCGAG CGAAATCCTGGTGGAAAATGAACATTGCATCGGGAATAGGGAAGCCCTCTTGACATTACGCCCTGGAGAGGAGGTCGTTGACGAC GTTATCAACCTTGTCGTAGCAATGGTTTCCTCAAATAAGGCTGAGAAACGACGGTGGTGGCTACCAACCACCTTTGCG CAAATTGCTAGTAACCCAGGCCACCACTGCAAGGCAACTCTTGATTACATCGTAGCAAAGTACACGGGGTTCGCCGACAATTTATTGAAG GCTCGGTTACTTGAGCTGTTGTTGTCGGAGACGTCTTCATACTTCGGCAAGACGACTGTGCCGAAGTCTATCTCCAAGTTTAGGATCCAGGAGCCACAGATTTCTCAACAGGCAGCCGACTC CAACGACTGCGGAGTTTGGGTTGCAGAGTGGATGATCCAGTACGATTTATGGGCATCTTATGACCTTCAG GTGATCAATGAACACACCAGAATGACCATTGCTGTTGATCTAGTTATGGGTGAGCACAACCCAATCTCCGAAGAAGTTCAACAAAAAGCGGTTCAATTCTGGGACACGAATATGATATGCTCTTACTTGAAAGGAGCTAGACCAAGAAAGAGGACCCGTAGTCCTGTGGGGCCACTAAGTCCCTAG
- the LOC107619890 gene encoding transcription factor MYB98-like, with the protein MKEIDLPFGISNSSHGFYQDLHHHVDQFHQVNVNGNSSSSNHQVSLTNLDSFDVYECKPFVENNNVHVMDDFQYNGGGFGNLNLTNNNNRSTPLDIIVGNQGYLPFYPLQETKPTNLVLPDEVSSISTMGYYKRVNGVNKNNKLYPTSKKTYKLQKKSNIVKGQWTESEDSLLIQLVEQYGLRKWSHIAQMLPGRIGKQCRERWHNHLRPDIKKDIWTEDEDKILIEAHVEIGNKWAEIAKRLPGRTENSIKNHWNATKRRQYSKRKCRSKYPKTSLLQEYIKSLNLDKNPLMDYRRKSVNPRGNANKTSSAASSKAPPPLSAAQPQPVGNNSQFSMSDRLVPSYDFNEVMPDFCFDENLFEGGCSIDSLLDDIPCAPIMDTSTINVVDVDYKCDDMQQEIVESMMEGDGIIKKEMDLVEMVTKVNKN; encoded by the exons ATGAAGGAAATTGATCTTCCATTTGGAATCTCTAATTCATCTCATGGATTCTACCAAGATCTCCATCACCATGTTGATCAATTTCATCAAGTGAATGTGAATGGCAATTCCTCATCATCAAATCATCAAGTTTCTCTAACAAATCTTGATTCCTTTGATGTCTATGAGTGCAAGCCTTTTGTGGAGAATAATAATGTTCATGTTATGGATGATTTCCAATATAACGGAGGAGGTTTTGGTAATTTGAAcctcactaataacaataatcgAAGTACTCCATTGGATATCATAGTTGGAAACCAAGGTTATTTACCATTTTATCCTCTTCAAGAGACCAAGCCTACGAATCTCGTTCTGCCAGATGAAGTCTCATCCATATCAACAATGGGTTATTACAAAAGGGTCAATGGAGTCAACAAAAACAATAAGTTATACCCAACATCCAAGAAGACCTACAAACTTCAAAAGAAGTCTAACATAGTAAAGGGCCAATGGACAGAAAGCGAAGATAG CTTATTGATTCAGCTGGTAGAACAATATGGATTAAGGAAATGGTCTCATATTGCTCAAATGCTGCCTGGGAGAATTGGAAAACAATGTAGAGAGCGTTGGCATAATCATCTAAGACCTGACATTAAG aaagaTATATGGACGGAAGATGAGGATAAGATCCTAATTGAAGCTCATGTGGAGATAGGAAACAAGTGGGCAGAAATTGCGAAAAGATTGCCCGGACGAACTGAAAACTCGATCAAGAACCATTGGAATGCTACCAAGAGAAGGCAATATTCAAAAAGGAAGTGTAGATCCAAGTACCCTAAAACATCTCTCCTTCAAGAATACATCAAGAGTTTAAATTTGGACAAAAATCCTCTAATGGACTATAGGAGAAAATCTGTTAACCCTAGAGGCAATGCTAACAAAACTAGCTCGGCCGCCTCAAGCAAAGCACCACCACCACTTTCGGCGGCGCAACCTCAGCCGGTAGGTAATAATAGTCAATTCTCTATGTCGGATCGGTTGGTGCCAAGTTATGATTTCAATGAGGTAATGCCGGATTTTTGTTTTGATGAGAATTTGTTTGAAGGAGGGTGTAGCATTGATTCATTGCTTGATGACATTCCTTGTGCTCCTATTATGGATACTAGTACTATTAATGTTGTGGATGTTGATTACAAGTGTGATGATATGCAACAAGAGATTGTGGAATCCATGATGGAGGGTGATGGAATAATCAAGAAGGAGATGGATTTGGTGGAGATGGTGACAAAGGTCAATAAAAATTGA